The following proteins come from a genomic window of Herpetosiphon gulosus:
- a CDS encoding ATP-binding protein, with protein MADVATTQNHARPISGFQLLAIAEAINNAANLGFLLATVAELCATGFGVEVVKLGLLANEHHSGSSIPYLYGNPSKASQKLLDQAIAQTIEQKTAVLPSNEESAPAQLLTLPLLASQQVVGFLALLLPKKGRWAAEAIEAARLVAHNLALAISAFQLKEYTAKRNQEINTLNDIAATITSSLDPRQVYRLVVKKINEYFQVEAGSLLLLDPVTNELVFVMTLEAGEEKLAGVRVPPGQGLVGAAITTRQPVVVLDAQNDPRFYRRVSEDVGFVTRSVLCVPMLVKNREIGVIQLLNKLEGVFNTEDTQRLQAMANTVGVAIDNANLFHEVSQNRNRLQALLNSTTDGILMIDPDDVVLTANPMLGELFGWEWRNIIGEAGSDILARIKEQSRVVNELPNSETCEIEVLRPRTRYVRQEPLPVRNNFGNVIGTLIVFHDITEEYQLAQIREDYMGMLVHDLRAPLTAIINGMTMVRRGFAGPINDQQRELLDIANNSSQEMVGMINTLLDISKMEAGELVLNRAPCSAYEIVDRASERLINSARSVDISINLDMALNLPIIDADQDKIVRILQNLLDNAIKFTPVGGSVTIRVRQLTDNEKQTICWSVIDAGPGIPESYRAKIFDKFVQVAGQKKGTGLGLAFAKLASEAHGGRIWVESVEGEGSTFSFTIPYEPAVK; from the coding sequence ATGGCTGACGTTGCAACTACCCAAAATCACGCACGTCCAATCAGCGGTTTTCAGTTGTTGGCAATTGCCGAGGCAATCAACAACGCAGCAAATCTTGGTTTTTTGCTAGCTACAGTGGCCGAGTTATGTGCTACTGGTTTTGGGGTCGAAGTCGTTAAGTTGGGGCTGCTCGCTAACGAACACCACAGCGGTTCGTCCATTCCATATCTCTATGGCAACCCCAGCAAAGCCAGCCAAAAATTGCTTGATCAAGCGATTGCTCAAACCATCGAACAAAAAACTGCGGTTTTGCCAAGCAACGAAGAGAGTGCCCCAGCCCAATTGTTGACGCTGCCGTTATTGGCTAGCCAACAAGTTGTGGGCTTTTTGGCCTTGCTCTTGCCCAAAAAGGGTCGCTGGGCGGCTGAAGCAATTGAAGCTGCCCGGTTGGTAGCACATAATTTGGCCTTGGCTATCTCAGCTTTTCAGCTTAAAGAATATACTGCCAAACGTAATCAAGAAATTAATACGCTCAACGATATTGCCGCTACAATCACTTCATCGCTTGATCCGCGCCAAGTCTATCGCTTGGTGGTCAAGAAGATCAACGAATATTTTCAGGTTGAGGCTGGTTCGCTGCTGCTGCTCGATCCTGTGACCAACGAATTGGTCTTTGTGATGACGCTTGAGGCGGGCGAGGAAAAATTAGCGGGCGTGCGAGTTCCGCCAGGCCAAGGTTTGGTTGGGGCGGCAATTACCACCCGCCAGCCTGTCGTCGTGCTTGATGCCCAAAACGACCCACGCTTCTATCGGCGGGTCAGCGAGGATGTTGGGTTTGTGACGCGCTCAGTCTTGTGTGTGCCCATGTTGGTGAAAAATCGTGAAATTGGCGTGATTCAGTTGTTGAATAAGCTCGAAGGCGTATTTAACACTGAAGACACCCAACGCCTACAAGCCATGGCCAACACGGTGGGCGTAGCGATCGATAACGCTAATCTGTTTCACGAGGTTTCGCAGAACCGCAATCGCCTACAAGCCTTGCTCAACTCCACCACCGACGGTATTTTGATGATCGACCCTGATGATGTGGTGTTGACTGCGAATCCAATGCTGGGCGAATTGTTCGGCTGGGAATGGCGCAATATCATCGGCGAAGCTGGCAGCGATATTCTGGCCCGTATCAAAGAACAATCGCGGGTGGTCAATGAGTTGCCCAATAGCGAAACTTGCGAAATTGAGGTGCTGCGGCCTCGTACCCGCTATGTGCGCCAAGAGCCGCTACCAGTGCGCAATAATTTTGGCAATGTGATTGGCACGCTGATTGTGTTTCACGATATTACCGAGGAATATCAGCTAGCCCAAATTCGCGAAGATTATATGGGTATGTTGGTGCATGATTTGCGTGCGCCACTCACAGCGATCATCAATGGCATGACCATGGTGCGACGCGGTTTTGCTGGCCCAATCAACGACCAACAACGCGAATTGCTGGATATTGCCAATAATAGCAGCCAAGAAATGGTTGGCATGATCAATACCTTGCTGGATATTAGCAAGATGGAAGCTGGCGAATTGGTGCTGAATCGTGCGCCATGCTCAGCCTACGAAATTGTTGATCGTGCTTCGGAGCGTTTGATTAACTCGGCTCGCAGTGTTGATATCAGTATCAATCTGGATATGGCCCTGAATTTGCCAATTATCGATGCTGACCAAGATAAAATTGTGCGGATCTTGCAAAATCTGCTAGATAACGCGATTAAATTTACGCCAGTTGGCGGAAGTGTTACAATCCGCGTGCGCCAATTAACTGATAATGAAAAGCAGACGATCTGCTGGAGTGTGATTGATGCCGGGCCCGGCATTCCCGAAAGCTACCGCGCCAAGATTTTCGATAAATTTGTGCAGGTCGCTGGCCAGAAAAAGGGCACGGGCTTGGGCCTGGCCTTTGCCAAACTTGCATCAGAAGCCCATGGCGGGCGGATTTGGGTTGAAAGCGTTGAGGGCGAAGGTAGTACATTCTCGTTTACCATTCCGTATGAGCCAGCAGTGAAATAG
- a CDS encoding cache domain-containing protein, producing the protein MFVNLRRRLKSRIRYKITLPYLLLLAFLSGLLIVIIFWLYAQSLQNQLNQSLRTSATNTGVGLETIEAQILDNLRLIVTSPANEKEALLSTAEAFSNNDVDQVEQIINNAFNYFKPSRLIALNADGQVLVDAASSTVLSRSPSLVGSTELAKDSLIQAVLRGQVDDYGDKYASLLRIGANPPYTMFFVVAPVKLTVGSSEKVVGAIIYAEPLERIVNEELPPRNGATITAILNSDGSVLTSNPPQEADELVIDANQIEQIKASQTNPDPETRGTLFTTIQRGDTSYQVMYSPMRIRRALNGYFAVGLPRSNIDRAWQQARVLIFLFGVLSLISIIWISVRVTRSITVPLSELVSTALRIKSGDLEGRSFVSEENELGTLATVLNDMTDRLLDLYRTSRQLGTELTLDGVLTQTTAAVQRLIPDSEVDALVVEQGVWHYVTTESVREIERPFPATSLETLAPMVTITENPALDSALRPLAPNLQLVLPLRTQQQVIGSLLVKNDRALPPASSIREPLSAIASMTATAMQNAVLYTTVQDEASRKQAILQSIADGVIVLDPDGKVILVNHTATAMLGASEADLLGKSFAEFQLTPLSGGAELFATPTATTFYETTSQRILTVNAAPVEREGLQSGEVLVLHDVTEERAMDRAKTDFIATISHELRTPLTSICGYADLLLRGFVGPLTDEQTQFMNTIRQQGQSMVEVLQNVIVIASIEAGNMEPQIEQHSLDELLPPIAQALQKGFEQKQLKLIIDLPENMPYIVVDRDHFKIMLTQLLENARRYTQTGTVMVQAKAVEQRIQIAVIDTGPGIASQDFERLFERFQRGGEQSGLTSKERGIGLGLAITKQLVERNNGKIWVESEQGVGSSFIMQFPLMQLAPSEYNLVNVTATNA; encoded by the coding sequence ATGTTTGTCAACCTGCGGCGACGGCTAAAAAGTCGCATTCGGTATAAAATCACCCTGCCGTATTTGCTCTTGCTAGCATTTTTGTCGGGCTTATTGATTGTGATTATTTTTTGGCTGTATGCTCAGAGCTTGCAAAACCAACTCAATCAATCACTGCGCACCAGCGCTACCAATACTGGCGTGGGCTTGGAAACCATCGAAGCCCAAATCCTCGATAATTTACGTTTGATCGTCACTTCGCCTGCCAACGAAAAAGAAGCCTTGCTAAGCACCGCCGAGGCATTTAGCAACAATGATGTTGATCAGGTCGAGCAGATCATCAACAATGCCTTCAATTATTTCAAGCCCTCACGCTTGATTGCGCTGAATGCTGATGGTCAAGTGCTGGTCGATGCTGCTAGTTCAACCGTGCTCAGCCGTAGCCCTTCGTTGGTTGGTAGCACCGAGTTAGCCAAAGATTCCTTGATTCAAGCGGTACTGCGTGGCCAAGTTGATGATTATGGCGATAAATATGCCAGCCTCTTGCGCATCGGCGCGAATCCGCCTTACACCATGTTTTTTGTGGTTGCTCCGGTTAAATTAACGGTCGGCAGCAGTGAAAAAGTGGTTGGGGCAATTATTTATGCCGAGCCGTTAGAACGAATTGTCAACGAGGAATTACCACCACGTAACGGTGCAACCATCACCGCCATCCTCAATAGCGATGGCAGTGTGCTCACCAGCAACCCACCGCAAGAAGCTGATGAGCTAGTGATTGATGCCAACCAGATTGAGCAAATTAAGGCCAGCCAAACCAACCCCGACCCCGAAACGCGTGGAACCTTGTTTACCACGATTCAACGCGGCGATACCAGCTATCAAGTGATGTATAGCCCAATGCGGATTCGGCGGGCACTCAATGGCTATTTTGCGGTTGGTTTGCCGCGTAGCAATATTGATCGGGCCTGGCAACAAGCGCGGGTGCTGATCTTCTTATTCGGCGTGCTTTCGCTGATTTCAATTATTTGGATTAGCGTGCGGGTAACTCGTAGCATTACTGTTCCCCTTAGCGAGTTGGTCAGTACCGCCTTGCGGATTAAGAGCGGCGATTTAGAAGGCCGCAGTTTTGTTTCCGAGGAAAATGAGCTTGGTACGTTGGCGACAGTGTTAAATGATATGACTGATCGTCTGCTCGATTTGTATCGTACCAGCCGCCAACTGGGCACAGAACTAACCCTTGATGGGGTTTTGACCCAAACCACCGCTGCGGTTCAACGCCTGATTCCCGATTCTGAAGTTGATGCCTTGGTAGTTGAGCAAGGCGTTTGGCACTATGTTACAACTGAAAGCGTGCGCGAAATCGAGCGGCCCTTTCCTGCGACCAGCCTGGAAACGCTTGCGCCAATGGTGACGATTACCGAAAATCCAGCTTTGGATAGCGCCTTGCGGCCACTTGCGCCAAATCTGCAATTAGTGTTGCCGTTGCGCACCCAGCAACAAGTTATTGGCAGCCTGTTGGTTAAGAATGATCGCGCTTTGCCACCAGCGAGCAGCATTCGCGAACCACTCAGCGCAATCGCCAGCATGACCGCCACGGCGATGCAAAATGCAGTGCTCTACACCACCGTCCAAGATGAAGCTAGCCGTAAACAGGCAATTCTGCAAAGTATCGCCGACGGTGTGATTGTGCTTGATCCTGATGGCAAAGTTATTTTGGTCAACCACACGGCCACGGCCATGCTGGGAGCTAGCGAAGCCGATTTGCTCGGCAAAAGTTTTGCTGAATTTCAGCTTACGCCATTGTCGGGCGGCGCTGAATTATTTGCTACGCCCACAGCCACAACCTTCTATGAGACAACTTCGCAGCGCATTTTGACTGTGAATGCAGCGCCAGTTGAGCGTGAAGGCCTGCAATCGGGCGAAGTTTTGGTGCTCCACGATGTGACCGAAGAACGGGCGATGGATCGCGCCAAAACTGACTTTATCGCTACGATCTCGCACGAACTGCGCACGCCATTGACCTCGATTTGTGGCTATGCCGATTTGCTGTTGCGTGGCTTTGTTGGGCCATTGACCGACGAACAAACTCAGTTTATGAACACCATTCGCCAGCAAGGCCAAAGCATGGTCGAGGTGCTGCAAAATGTGATTGTGATTGCCAGTATCGAAGCTGGTAATATGGAACCACAAATTGAGCAACATTCGCTGGACGAGTTGTTGCCGCCAATTGCCCAAGCTTTGCAAAAGGGCTTTGAGCAAAAGCAGCTCAAATTGATCATTGACCTGCCTGAGAACATGCCGTACATTGTAGTTGATCGCGACCACTTCAAAATTATGTTGACCCAACTGCTGGAAAATGCCCGCCGCTATACCCAAACTGGCACGGTGATGGTTCAGGCTAAAGCGGTTGAGCAGCGAATTCAAATTGCCGTGATCGATACTGGGCCTGGGATTGCCAGCCAAGATTTTGAGCGCTTGTTCGAGCGCTTCCAACGTGGCGGTGAGCAAAGCGGCCTAACTTCCAAAGAGCGTGGTATCGGCCTTGGTTTGGCAATTACCAAGCAATTGGTCGAGCGGAATAATGGTAAAATTTGGGTTGAGAGTGAGCAAGGGGTTGGTTCAAGCTTTATTATGCAATTTCCGCTGATGCAGCTTGCGCCGAGCGAATATAACTTAGTGAATGTGACGGCAACCAACGCATGA
- the hemG gene encoding protoporphyrinogen oxidase codes for MDVADQPRIAIIGGGIAGLSTAWYLQQQGLTNIQLFERDQRLGGKLRTSHVTLPDGAGELLVEAGPDAFISQKPWGLQLARELGLEDQLISTQPARHKVFVLHRGKPEPLPDGINLVVPTEFWPLLRTPILSLPGKLRMLLDLVLPARQSNTDESLADFVRRRFGAEALDKLAEPLMAGIHNAESDRQSLEATFPRFIEAERSHGSVIRGILAAKLKAGKPKGQQLSPFISLRGGIEQLITTLVAQLNVEIRTNCGVQALRYDPTNAPAYQLTLDDGTKIDVDAVVLAVPSFIAAELVAPWADALAERLKAIRYVSTGTVSLAFRRNETNMAFDSYGLVIPRSEYRLINAVTINSRKFAGRAPADYMLLRAFVGGSKHPEVLRLDDQALTQLVRDQLKSIFGLTAEPVWSGVARWNEANPQYDIGHFQRMDQLEALCPEGLLLCGSGFRGVGIPDCVRQGQATAQAISQLFATASA; via the coding sequence ATGGATGTTGCTGATCAGCCACGCATTGCCATTATTGGCGGTGGTATCGCTGGCCTTAGTACAGCATGGTATTTACAACAACAAGGTCTAACCAATATTCAGCTTTTTGAGCGCGATCAACGGCTGGGTGGCAAATTGCGCACCAGCCATGTTACTTTGCCCGATGGCGCTGGCGAATTGCTGGTCGAAGCAGGGCCAGATGCCTTTATCAGCCAAAAGCCATGGGGTTTGCAATTGGCGCGTGAGTTGGGCTTGGAAGATCAGTTAATTTCGACTCAGCCAGCTCGCCATAAGGTGTTTGTGTTGCATCGGGGAAAGCCCGAACCACTGCCCGATGGCATTAATTTGGTTGTGCCAACCGAATTTTGGCCGTTGCTGCGCACGCCGATTCTTTCGCTGCCAGGCAAATTGCGCATGTTGCTTGATTTGGTCTTGCCTGCACGCCAAAGTAATACCGATGAATCGCTGGCAGATTTTGTGCGCCGCCGTTTTGGAGCCGAAGCGCTGGATAAATTGGCCGAGCCGTTGATGGCGGGCATTCACAATGCCGAATCGGATCGCCAAAGTCTCGAAGCAACCTTTCCACGTTTTATTGAGGCTGAACGCAGCCATGGCAGTGTGATTCGCGGAATTCTGGCGGCTAAACTTAAAGCAGGCAAGCCCAAAGGCCAGCAACTCAGCCCATTTATCAGTTTGCGCGGCGGCATCGAGCAATTAATTACCACGCTGGTTGCGCAGCTCAACGTTGAGATTCGGACAAATTGTGGGGTTCAAGCGTTGCGCTACGACCCAACCAACGCGCCAGCCTATCAACTAACCCTCGATGATGGTACGAAGATTGACGTTGATGCAGTGGTGTTGGCCGTGCCTAGTTTTATAGCCGCTGAATTGGTCGCGCCTTGGGCTGATGCCTTGGCCGAACGCCTAAAAGCTATTCGCTATGTTAGTACTGGCACGGTTTCGTTGGCATTTCGGCGCAACGAAACTAACATGGCTTTCGATAGTTATGGCTTGGTTATTCCACGTAGCGAATATCGCCTGATTAATGCAGTAACGATCAACTCACGCAAATTTGCTGGGCGTGCTCCCGCCGATTATATGCTGCTGCGGGCGTTTGTGGGTGGTTCGAAACATCCCGAAGTGTTGCGCTTAGATGATCAGGCATTAACTCAATTGGTGCGCGATCAGCTTAAATCGATTTTTGGTCTGACTGCTGAGCCAGTTTGGAGCGGGGTTGCTCGTTGGAACGAGGCCAATCCCCAATACGATATTGGTCACTTCCAACGCATGGATCAGCTTGAGGCCTTGTGCCCAGAAGGTTTGTTGCTGTGTGGCAGCGGCTTTCGAGGCGTGGGGATTCCCGATTGTGTGCGCCAAGGCCAAGCAACTGCCCAAGCGATTAGCCAATTGTTCGCTACGGCTAGCGCTTAA
- a CDS encoding peptidase S10: protein MADAGSAEKRSDSESPKPPQEIVSVTHGRVKIKGNDVPYTVTAGTIVLYEEDSEFKQAPKAKATVFYVAYTRSDVDDQTTRPITFSFNGGPGSASVWMHLGLLGPKRVLMADETGNLPAPPFRLVENEYSLLDQSDLVFIDPISTGYSRAATGENPNQFHQFTKDIESISDFIRLYTTRAKRWLSPKYIIGESYGTTRGSAITNYLQNRYGMYLNGIMLISSILDFQTVEMDPGNDIAYVVILPTYAATAWYHNQLDAKLQLSLSDTLAEVEAFAIGEYATALLQGDSLAEGKRRSVVRKLARYTGLSERFIDQSNLRIDLMRFTKELLRDQQRTVGRLDSRFVGIDRDPTREAFEYDPSYAVIHGPYSATFNDYVRRELKFESDEPYEILTSKVRPWKYDKHENQYVSVTEALRSAISQNPYLKVFVASGFFDFATPYYATLHTFNHLGLDQTLRNNIVIKHYEAGHMMYTHLPSLAELKSDLEAFISQTKNV, encoded by the coding sequence ATGGCAGATGCAGGTAGCGCTGAAAAACGCAGCGATTCGGAAAGCCCCAAGCCACCGCAAGAAATTGTAAGCGTGACTCATGGGCGGGTAAAAATCAAGGGCAACGATGTGCCTTACACCGTCACCGCCGGAACAATCGTGCTCTATGAAGAGGATTCGGAGTTTAAGCAAGCGCCTAAGGCCAAAGCAACGGTTTTTTATGTGGCCTACACCCGCAGCGATGTTGACGATCAAACCACCCGCCCAATCACCTTTTCGTTCAACGGCGGGCCTGGCTCAGCCTCAGTGTGGATGCATCTTGGCTTGTTGGGGCCAAAACGGGTTTTGATGGCCGATGAAACTGGCAATTTGCCAGCACCACCATTTCGTTTGGTCGAAAACGAATATTCCTTGCTCGATCAAAGTGATTTAGTCTTTATCGACCCGATTAGTACGGGCTATAGTCGCGCGGCAACTGGCGAAAATCCCAATCAATTCCATCAATTTACCAAAGATATTGAATCGATCAGCGATTTTATTCGGCTATACACCACCCGCGCCAAGCGTTGGCTCTCGCCCAAATATATTATCGGCGAAAGCTATGGCACAACTCGCGGCTCAGCCATCACCAACTATCTGCAAAATCGCTACGGCATGTATCTGAACGGGATTATGCTAATCTCCTCGATTCTCGATTTTCAAACTGTCGAGATGGACCCAGGCAACGATATTGCCTATGTGGTGATTTTGCCAACCTACGCCGCGACTGCATGGTATCACAATCAGCTTGATGCCAAATTGCAATTGAGTTTGAGCGATACCTTGGCCGAAGTTGAGGCCTTTGCAATTGGCGAATATGCCACAGCCTTGCTGCAAGGTGATAGTTTGGCCGAGGGCAAGCGTCGCTCGGTGGTGCGCAAATTGGCTCGCTACACCGGTTTGAGCGAACGCTTTATTGATCAAAGTAATCTACGGATCGACTTGATGCGGTTTACCAAGGAATTGCTGCGCGATCAGCAACGCACAGTTGGCCGCTTGGATAGCCGCTTCGTGGGCATCGACCGCGATCCAACTCGCGAAGCCTTTGAGTACGACCCAAGTTATGCGGTGATTCATGGGCCATACAGCGCCACCTTCAACGATTATGTGCGGCGCGAACTCAAATTCGAGAGCGACGAACCCTATGAAATTCTGACCTCGAAGGTACGGCCTTGGAAATACGATAAGCATGAAAATCAATATGTGAGCGTGACTGAGGCTTTGCGCTCGGCCATCTCACAAAATCCCTATCTCAAGGTGTTTGTGGCCAGTGGCTTCTTCGATTTTGCCACGCCGTATTACGCCACTTTGCATACCTTCAATCACCTTGGGCTTGACCAAACCCTGCGCAACAACATCGTAATCAAGCATTACGAGGCTGGGCATATGATGTATACCCATTTGCCGTCGCTGGCTGAGCTAAAAAGCGACCTCGAAGCTTTTATCAGCCAAACCAAAAACGTCTAA